In Pyrus communis chromosome 8, drPyrComm1.1, whole genome shotgun sequence, one genomic interval encodes:
- the LOC137743056 gene encoding kiwellin-like, translated as MASLKLFLSLPLIFYLLLPSTTTACDPSGTVVCKGRSYPQFTCLPTVASYTSAKLTLTDFSRGGEGGDRSECENQFHDNNELVVALSTGWYDGGSRCGRVIVISASSATTGRSVAAKVVDECDSVRGCNKDHAGLPPCGNNIVDASAGVWNALGLNKRLGVVDVSWIMAE; from the coding sequence ATGGCAAGTTTAAAGttgtttctttctcttcctctaaTTTTCTACCTCCTCCTTCCCTCAACAACCACTGCATGTGATCCCTCAGGAACTGTGGTTTGCAAAGGCCGGTCATACCCGCAATTTACATGCTTGCCGACGGTGGCATCATACACAAGCGCCAAGCTCACACTCACTGATTTCAGCCGAGGGGGAGAAGGCGGAGATCGTTCAGAATGCGAAAATCAATTCCACGACAACAATGAGCTGGTCGTGGCACTATCCACGGGGTGGTATGATGGAGGATCCAGGTGTGGAAGGGTGATAGTAATTTCGGCAAGTAGTGCTACTACCGGGAGAAGTGTAGCGGCGAAAGTGGTAGACGAGTGTGATTCGGTCAGAGGATGTAATAAGGACCATGCAGGTCTACCTCCATGTGGGAACAATATTGTCGATGCCTCTGCGGGTGTGTGGAATGCTTTGGGTCTAAACAAACGTCTAGGGGTTGTGGATGTTAGTTGGATCATGGCCGAATAA